Part of the Brassica oleracea var. oleracea cultivar TO1000 chromosome C8, BOL, whole genome shotgun sequence genome is shown below.
TATTTCCTTAACATATTTTAATTTGTCTAGTCTATTTTATAAAGTTTATAATGAATATTATTGTTGTTGTTGACATTTATATTAGAGAAATTAAAATAAATCACATTAAAATAAATCAAAATTAAGAACATATACTTAAACACAAGAGATATCAATATATTTTTATGTTTCTTTTTGGAAGAAAGGAGGATCTGGACTGTATTATGTTGTCATGTTGTGTTTTGTTGTCAAGAGATGCCAAGAATTTTTTTTGTTTCATGTTGTCACCTCTCTTACTTTCGCAAAACGCAACGCTCGTAGAGCTCAACCAACACACTCTTTCTTGCATTCTTCAACCCAACCAACTCAGCTCCAAACCCGTGTTTCAGTATCTCATCTCTCAGCTTCTTCATCGTGTACTTGGAATGATCCATTCCTGTGGACGAAGACTCTCCTCCTCCACCTCCACTGCTCGTGCATCTTCTCGGGGTCATTGCACTCATAGCTCTCCCGCTCTCTTGTGAAGCCGTATCTTCTTCTGTCTCGAAAACAGAACCTGAAGAGGTTACACTTGCTTCTACCTTCAAACGCTTCACGCGCTGCATTGGTGTTGCTTCATCCGAAACCATGAAAGAGTCCACTCGCTGCATCGTATTCACACGCATGTTCTTTTCCTTCTCTGCGTTGATGATTCTGTGCCATTCAGCAACCGCTTCTTCGTTCTGTTTCGCTCTTTTCTCCAACGTTTCAGACAGTGCGTTCTTCTGTCTCCCAAGATTGTCAATCTCGATGTTTTTTTCCTGCAACAACGCTTGGAGTTTGTTTTCGTTGTATCGAGCTGATTCCACTTCTGTTTTCATCGAACTCGCAAGCTCTTTAGCCGTTGCAGCCTCGTCTTCAGCATCTTTTAGCTTCAAGCAGATCTTTTCGAGTTCTTCTATGCGGCAGTTAGCTTGATCGATTTCAATGCATTTGTCCTGCAACGATGTCTGGAGCTCGTTCACATTCATCCGTAAGGCATTCGCTTCCCTTTTCATCGAATCCACAAGTTCCTTAGATGCTGAAGCTTCACTTTCCTCACTATCGAGCTTCAAGCACACCTTCTCAAGCTCTTGGATACGGCTCTTAGCTCGTTCAATCTCAGTGCACTTCTCCGCAAGTGACGTCTGGAGACTTTTCTCGTTATTCTGTGCTGCTTCAGCCTCCAGTCTCAACAAATCTGCAAGTTTCTTAGCAGATGAAGCCTCGCTTTCCGCATCTTCTAGCCGAAGACAGAGCTTTCCAAGTTCCTCCATATGCGAAAGATGCTTCTTGTCTAAATAATCTCTCTCCTGCTTCAACGCCTGCGTCTCATTTTCACGTGATTTGGCTGCGGAGATCATGGATTCACACTTCTCATTCAGATCCGAGACTTGAACCCTCAAGTCTTTTGCCTCCAAAGAACACTCTTTCACCTTCAACTCACTTTTCTGCAAAGTAAACAACAATAAACAGAGTCAATAAAACTGCTTCTTATGAGCTCCTTAAGGAACTTCACTATTTCAAAGAAGCTCACCTTTAATTCAGAACGTGTAGAGGACAATAGCTGCTCCAAAGTTGCAAGCTTTGCATCTTTCTCAGTGATTACATTCTCCTATCATTAAACCAACAAACATTGTCACAACTTGGAAAGCTATTACGTTCGATTACAGTTTCATCATATGATACGTTTATTTTGAATATAAAAAAAAAAGCCAAACCTTTTCATCCAAAACACGGGAGAACTCAGCTCTCATGCCATCTTCCTTAGCTGAAGCTTGCTTCAATCTCTCTTCCATTGCAGCTATCTTCTCTGACACAGCCTTCTGCTCACTTATAGTGTTCTCGTACTTAATTTTCCAATCAATGGACCTATCGCACCTCTTGATCGACGCATTGCTCACTCCATTCTCATCCAACGTCCCCTCAAACTTACGTTTCCACTCAGCAGCCTCAAGTCTTGTAGACCCGAGCACCTCCATGAGGTTTGAGTGTTCATCGTGGATCGACTTACACTTACTTTCCAGGTCGTGAATCCGGTTTTTGAACTGATCCGAGAGCTTATTCATGTCATGAATGGCGCCCTCGTAGCGCTTCTGATACTCCTTCCTCATTTTCTCTCCTCCTTCAAGCTGTTTGCTGAGCAGATCGATTGTGCTTTCCATGGAACGGTGTTGCAGCTTGAGTTTGGAGTTCTCAGAAAGAAGTTCTTCCATTTGATTCCCTCTGCGATGGACGAGAATGTCCTGTATACTGGTAGTAAATAACAACTGAGAAAGGTTAAATTTCCCTTGAAGATAAAACATATAAGTAAACGAGTAATGTATATAAACATAACGAGCGAACCTCTTTTTCAGAAAAGAAGAGAGTGTCTGCCACTTCATAGGACCGTTGATAGATACTTCATACTCCGCAACAGCAGTATCAAGGGCCTGTTTCATATAAGATAACAACGATGTTTATAATGAAAGCAAGTCTTGCTTCAACGGCTAAGAGTTACTCTGCTTCAGGCTTTATCATGTCTAAGTAGAAGAGGGAACCTTGATTATATCGCTGCTATTAGCATCACGAGAACAAGGCAATGCCCATAGTTTCTTGCCCATGTCTTCTATGGCATTACAACATCTCGAATACGCTTCCATATCTGCCACTCTCTTGTGATCCTGAATTTTTAAAAAAAAAAAAACTCTATTTAGCCTGAAAAGAGACGACTTATTGGCAAAACAGTAATAAGAGATTAATATTAGAGAGAGATATGACCTCAATTGCTTTGGCAAAGAAACTCCAAAGTTCTCTTTTGTATCTCTGTTTAACTTCATCGTTTCCAATGGAAGATTCACAAAACGCATCTAAAGCTTTGGCAACCGCCTTGTTGTGTGCTTCTATTAGCATCGACTGCAGATCATTATGTTAACAGTTTAGCTTACTACTGCATCCAAGTGATTTTTGAGTGTTACACGAATTAAAACTTACTTCTTCTTGGGGAGTCTCTGCACGCTCCAAAGAAGACATGTATACCTCAGTTGCTGTATCACAAGCCTTCCTACCTTCTGATTCCTCTACAGACTGCAAGAAAATACAGATTATGCCTCAGAATATGCAGAACCTTTTTATGAGAACACCTAAAATTTCCAGAACTGGCTAATAATTACCAGCCATAAAGAAGAAATTTTAGGTATGACACTGTTGTTAACGTTTTCTGAAAACGACTTTGTGAAAGCAGCAAGAGGCGGCCCTGTGACGATGGTACTATCACCTCTTTTCTTAGGCCTTACTCTCTCAGAGACAAACTTCACTAGAGCATTTACACCGTAGAGAAGCTGAGGTCGTAGGGCTTCTACCTGTTCACAAAAGAGTACACAAATGATCAGACAAAAGATAAAGCGACTGAGGATTGATTAGGAAAACTAAGGCAAGGATCAACCCACTTTGTTATTCAGAGTTACATCATCTGCACTCTCCACTGTTTCTGAGTTAATGTCCTGATAAAGCCAATCACAAATATCAGAGACTAGCTGATTCCATCCCCAAAAGAATGAGTGGACCTTGATAAGAGAATTATGACCGTCATAAGTTGAACAAACATGGGAGAGAACTGCCCAAGCCCTTTAAATGTATTGTCCTTAGCATCTCCAACGTGGTCGTGCTTGCTAATCTCAAGTAGACGAGAGAGATCAAGTGCAATGTCATCTACACCAAGTGTCTGAAACATGAAGCAGAATTCTCGTAACTACAAAGCACTAAGTGGAACAAACTTCCTTCAGAAAGTAAAAACAAAAAGTCATAGATACTTACCGGACCATAGATAAACACGCTTGATAGGAGGATAGCCAAGCCAAATATCTGACTGCTGCGTGAAGCCTAACATAGAAAATTAAAATTCAGAACATGATTATATTTGAGTGACTAGAAGAGACTAACCAGGACACCATTTGAGTCAGCCCCTTGGACATCGAGTAAGACTAAACTATATTCAGAGCCATCTTCTGAGATCCTCTTCACAGGCTCAATCCACATCCATATATCTCCAGTGCAAGGCCTGTGAAGAGTTTGTACTTCAAA
Proteins encoded:
- the LOC106312613 gene encoding mitotic spindle assembly checkpoint protein MAD1 isoform X3; its protein translation is MSKGLTQMVSCSQIFGLAILLSSVFIYGPTLGVDDIALDLSRLLEISKHDHVGDAKDNTFKGLGQFSPMFVQLMTDINSETVESADDVTLNNKVEALRPQLLYGVNALVKFVSERVRPKKRGDSTIVTGPPLAAFTKSFSENVNNSVIPKISSLWLSVEESEGRKACDTATEVYMSSLERAETPQEESMLIEAHNKAVAKALDAFCESSIGNDEVKQRYKRELWSFFAKAIEDHKRVADMEAYSRCCNAIEDMGKKLWALPCSRDANSSDIIKALDTAVAEYEVSINGPMKWQTLSSFLKKSIQDILVHRRGNQMEELLSENSKLKLQHRSMESTIDLLSKQLEGGEKMRKEYQKRYEGAIHDMNKLSDQFKNRIHDLESKCKSIHDEHSNLMEVLGSTRLEAAEWKRKFEGTLDENGVSNASIKRCDRSIDWKIKYENTISEQKAVSEKIAAMEERLKQASAKEDGMRAEFSRVLDEKENVITEKDAKLATLEQLLSSTRSELKKSELKVKECSLEAKDLRVQVSDLNEKCESMISAAKSRENETQALKQERDYLDKKHLSHMEELGKLCLRLEDAESEASSAKKLADLLRLEAEAAQNNEKSLQTSLAEKCTEIERAKSRIQELEKVCLKLDSEESEASASKELVDSMKREANALRMNVNELQTSLQDKCIEIDQANCRIEELEKICLKLKDAEDEAATAKELASSMKTEVESARYNENKLQALLQEKNIEIDNLGRQKNALSETLEKRAKQNEEAVAEWHRIINAEKEKNMRVNTMQRVDSFMVSDEATPMQRVKRLKVEASVTSSGSVFETEEDTASQESGRAMSAMTPRRCTSSGGGGGESSSTGMDHSKYTMKKLRDEILKHGFGAELVGLKNARKSVLVELYERCVLRK
- the LOC106312613 gene encoding mitotic spindle assembly checkpoint protein MAD1 isoform X1, whose protein sequence is MSKQTAESGRAIQLVYTDENGKLKTDPEAIGALQKLKGPVAAVSLFGKAQHGKSFIWNQLVSRSVGFEVQTLHRPCTGDIWMWIEPVKRISEDGSEYSLVLLDVQGADSNGVLASRSSQIFGLAILLSSVFIYGPTLGVDDIALDLSRLLEISKHDHVGDAKDNTFKGLGQFSPMFVQLMTDINSETVESADDVTLNNKVEALRPQLLYGVNALVKFVSERVRPKKRGDSTIVTGPPLAAFTKSFSENVNNSVIPKISSLWLSVEESEGRKACDTATEVYMSSLERAETPQEESMLIEAHNKAVAKALDAFCESSIGNDEVKQRYKRELWSFFAKAIEDHKRVADMEAYSRCCNAIEDMGKKLWALPCSRDANSSDIIKALDTAVAEYEVSINGPMKWQTLSSFLKKSIQDILVHRRGNQMEELLSENSKLKLQHRSMESTIDLLSKQLEGGEKMRKEYQKRYEGAIHDMNKLSDQFKNRIHDLESKCKSIHDEHSNLMEVLGSTRLEAAEWKRKFEGTLDENGVSNASIKRCDRSIDWKIKYENTISEQKAVSEKIAAMEERLKQASAKEDGMRAEFSRVLDEKENVITEKDAKLATLEQLLSSTRSELKKSELKVKECSLEAKDLRVQVSDLNEKCESMISAAKSRENETQALKQERDYLDKKHLSHMEELGKLCLRLEDAESEASSAKKLADLLRLEAEAAQNNEKSLQTSLAEKCTEIERAKSRIQELEKVCLKLDSEESEASASKELVDSMKREANALRMNVNELQTSLQDKCIEIDQANCRIEELEKICLKLKDAEDEAATAKELASSMKTEVESARYNENKLQALLQEKNIEIDNLGRQKNALSETLEKRAKQNEEAVAEWHRIINAEKEKNMRVNTMQRVDSFMVSDEATPMQRVKRLKVEASVTSSGSVFETEEDTASQESGRAMSAMTPRRCTSSGGGGGESSSTGMDHSKYTMKKLRDEILKHGFGAELVGLKNARKSVLVELYERCVLRK
- the LOC106312613 gene encoding mitotic spindle assembly checkpoint protein MAD1 isoform X2, coding for MSKGLTQMVSWLASRSSQIFGLAILLSSVFIYGPTLGVDDIALDLSRLLEISKHDHVGDAKDNTFKGLGQFSPMFVQLMTDINSETVESADDVTLNNKVEALRPQLLYGVNALVKFVSERVRPKKRGDSTIVTGPPLAAFTKSFSENVNNSVIPKISSLWLSVEESEGRKACDTATEVYMSSLERAETPQEESMLIEAHNKAVAKALDAFCESSIGNDEVKQRYKRELWSFFAKAIEDHKRVADMEAYSRCCNAIEDMGKKLWALPCSRDANSSDIIKALDTAVAEYEVSINGPMKWQTLSSFLKKSIQDILVHRRGNQMEELLSENSKLKLQHRSMESTIDLLSKQLEGGEKMRKEYQKRYEGAIHDMNKLSDQFKNRIHDLESKCKSIHDEHSNLMEVLGSTRLEAAEWKRKFEGTLDENGVSNASIKRCDRSIDWKIKYENTISEQKAVSEKIAAMEERLKQASAKEDGMRAEFSRVLDEKENVITEKDAKLATLEQLLSSTRSELKKSELKVKECSLEAKDLRVQVSDLNEKCESMISAAKSRENETQALKQERDYLDKKHLSHMEELGKLCLRLEDAESEASSAKKLADLLRLEAEAAQNNEKSLQTSLAEKCTEIERAKSRIQELEKVCLKLDSEESEASASKELVDSMKREANALRMNVNELQTSLQDKCIEIDQANCRIEELEKICLKLKDAEDEAATAKELASSMKTEVESARYNENKLQALLQEKNIEIDNLGRQKNALSETLEKRAKQNEEAVAEWHRIINAEKEKNMRVNTMQRVDSFMVSDEATPMQRVKRLKVEASVTSSGSVFETEEDTASQESGRAMSAMTPRRCTSSGGGGGESSSTGMDHSKYTMKKLRDEILKHGFGAELVGLKNARKSVLVELYERCVLRK